In Caproicibacterium amylolyticum, a genomic segment contains:
- a CDS encoding glycosyltransferase family 39 protein produces the protein MAITKSKHKKNFKKHFRWHISIWAVVLAALVAVQCGVMVGFGTQKAGYHADEVYTYGLANTNKKPFLAEEPNYEGNWHGSSYFREYLTTQPEEAFQYDHTYYNQRLDVHPPFYYFIFHTISSFTPNTFTKWTGIITNLIFFVASSVLLWLLARKFFKKGWQTLLPNICWGFSAAAVSSIMYFRMYAMLTCFTLLLTLLDFQIIEQKKIGWRMAVGLSITAFCGFLTHYYFIIYLFTLGVPLLIYLLLKRRKKDLLKCLIGVVGGGAAGILYYPECLKHIFIGYRGKESWERISQSGHWLSRLHNYLSISNSELLGGAFRFFLAAFVILLIVCFVLHYQRKRRTNSSETSITSPAKNVLGKFLNNNKLFVFVQLGIACAVYICIIAKIAPYDVDRYVFPVYPQIELLISFVFWILLGALLHNTRVRCGILAVLFFITGAVGLGKNHVEYLYPDTVQTKQIAQQHANTDCLVVYDKLYYAYTYFLYSDLMYYPKTYLTFTEHLDHLSSELNGNVPKDKPLIVYIATKDANTLKRVMEASNRTKSEKLFSGYHEFSAYRLSN, from the coding sequence ATGGCAATCACAAAAAGCAAGCACAAAAAAAATTTCAAAAAACACTTTCGATGGCATATTTCAATTTGGGCAGTGGTATTAGCTGCTCTTGTGGCTGTCCAGTGCGGTGTAATGGTCGGGTTTGGCACGCAGAAAGCAGGCTACCACGCGGATGAAGTTTACACCTACGGCCTGGCAAACACCAACAAAAAACCATTCCTTGCTGAAGAGCCGAATTACGAGGGGAATTGGCACGGCAGCAGCTATTTCCGTGAATATCTTACCACACAGCCGGAAGAAGCTTTTCAATATGATCACACCTACTACAATCAACGTCTGGATGTTCATCCCCCATTTTATTACTTTATATTCCATACCATAAGTTCATTTACGCCAAATACTTTTACGAAATGGACAGGCATCATTACCAATCTGATTTTCTTTGTAGCGAGCAGTGTACTCTTATGGCTGTTAGCACGAAAATTCTTCAAAAAAGGGTGGCAGACCCTGCTCCCGAATATTTGCTGGGGATTTAGTGCCGCAGCTGTTTCTTCAATTATGTACTTCCGTATGTACGCAATGTTAACCTGCTTTACGCTGCTGCTGACTTTGCTGGACTTTCAAATCATTGAACAGAAAAAGATAGGTTGGCGTATGGCAGTTGGACTCAGCATAACTGCTTTCTGCGGATTTTTAACACACTATTATTTCATTATTTATCTTTTCACACTTGGTGTACCGCTGCTTATATATTTACTGTTAAAGCGGCGGAAAAAAGACCTTTTAAAGTGCCTCATTGGTGTTGTGGGCGGTGGTGCTGCCGGTATTTTATACTATCCGGAATGCCTGAAACATATTTTCATCGGTTACCGCGGCAAGGAAAGCTGGGAGCGCATTTCGCAGAGCGGCCATTGGCTGTCACGCTTACACAATTACCTCTCGATTTCAAACAGCGAACTGTTGGGCGGAGCGTTCCGCTTCTTTCTGGCTGCGTTTGTCATATTGCTGATTGTCTGTTTTGTACTGCATTACCAGAGGAAGCGGCGCACAAACAGCAGCGAAACAAGCATCACATCACCTGCAAAAAATGTTCTCGGTAAATTTTTAAATAACAATAAGCTATTCGTGTTTGTACAGTTGGGAATCGCCTGTGCGGTTTATATCTGCATCATTGCGAAAATTGCGCCTTATGACGTTGACCGCTATGTTTTCCCAGTTTATCCGCAAATAGAGCTGCTCATTTCTTTTGTATTCTGGATACTGCTGGGTGCCCTACTGCACAATACGCGGGTACGCTGCGGAATACTCGCTGTTCTTTTCTTTATTACCGGTGCAGTCGGACTTGGCAAAAACCATGTGGAGTACCTTTACCCTGACACTGTGCAGACAAAGCAAATTGCACAGCAGCACGCTAACACAGACTGTTTGGTCGTGTATGACAAATTATACTACGCCTATACTTACTTTCTTTATTCTGATCTAATGTATTATCCCAAAACCTACCTGACTTTCACGGAACATCTTGACCACCTCTCAAGTGAACTAAATGGAAACGTTCCGAAGGACAAGCCGTTAATCGTCTACATCGCAACCAAAGATGCAAATACGCTCAAGCGTGTTATGGAAGCCTCAAACCGCACAAAATCCGAAAAGCTTTTCTCCGGCTACCACGAATTTTCAGCTTATCGCTTGTCCAATTAA
- a CDS encoding AraC family transcriptional regulator — MTEDGFRRSYKGESYNLGLAVYSCGLQRCRPSHSWGPAVRDHYLIHYIVRGKGRFTSGGKKWELQAGDAFLIQPSTIVSYEADLTYPWEYDWVGFNGSDAKHLLRQTGLLDMEPVFHCPPENRFHMLLADIIAVSGSSCSAEARMESGLLRFLAELMDTFGTHVPSSDNSYSYVQKAIQFIDRNYAGSIDIEKIAQSAGVSRSHLYRLFMAYINMPPNEYLTRYRINKAAAFLKDGGLTVGEAAYSAGFADQLYFSRVFKKYMGMPPSKFSGSTAKEGLLHGKE; from the coding sequence ATGACAGAAGATGGTTTCCGACGTTCTTACAAAGGAGAAAGCTACAATCTGGGACTTGCAGTTTACAGCTGCGGCCTGCAGCGCTGCCGCCCCTCTCACTCCTGGGGGCCGGCTGTACGCGACCACTACCTGATTCATTATATTGTGCGTGGAAAAGGCCGCTTTACTTCAGGCGGGAAAAAATGGGAACTTCAGGCCGGGGATGCTTTTTTAATCCAGCCAAGCACCATTGTCAGCTATGAGGCTGACCTTACCTACCCATGGGAATACGACTGGGTCGGTTTCAACGGCAGCGACGCAAAACACCTGCTGCGGCAGACTGGGCTTCTGGACATGGAACCTGTTTTTCACTGCCCGCCGGAAAACCGCTTCCATATGCTTCTGGCGGATATTATTGCTGTTTCCGGCAGTTCCTGCAGTGCAGAAGCACGCATGGAAAGCGGGCTGCTCCGCTTTCTGGCGGAACTGATGGATACCTTTGGCACCCATGTGCCCAGCAGTGACAACAGCTACAGCTACGTACAAAAGGCAATCCAATTTATCGACCGCAATTACGCCGGCAGTATTGATATTGAAAAAATTGCGCAGAGCGCCGGCGTTTCGCGCAGTCATCTTTACCGCCTGTTCATGGCATATATTAATATGCCGCCTAATGAATATCTTACGCGGTACCGCATCAACAAGGCCGCCGCTTTTTTAAAAGACGGCGGCCTGACAGTGGGCGAAGCCGCCTACTCTGCCGGATTTGCGGATCAGCTTTATTTTTCGCGCGTGTTCAAAAAATACATGGGTATGCCGCCCAGCAAGTTCAGCGGCAGCACCGCCAAAGAAGGATTACTGCATGGAAAAGAATGA
- a CDS encoding DUF1836 domain-containing protein produces the protein MEKNEFAPLEELSQWTHQVADGELTPWDRFPEIYLYMDQVLTFMETQLHLFEQEGSPLLTSSMVNNYVKDGVLPRPEKKKYSRSHLVQLTILCLLKQVLSIPNIHLLLNDLERRGDMHTLYDCFCTAQEKAFQEVCSRTDCAAADGKDALVQLALQLSVEAGARRTAAEKILSDLQKQKQQLEEEMKEQAKEKEKSKSKDKESDTD, from the coding sequence ATGGAAAAGAATGAATTTGCTCCGCTTGAAGAACTTTCCCAGTGGACACATCAGGTGGCAGACGGAGAGCTGACCCCGTGGGACCGTTTTCCGGAAATTTACCTGTACATGGATCAGGTCCTCACTTTCATGGAAACACAGCTGCACCTGTTTGAACAGGAAGGCAGTCCCCTGCTCACCTCCAGCATGGTGAACAACTATGTAAAAGACGGTGTTCTGCCGCGCCCGGAAAAAAAGAAATACAGCAGAAGCCACCTTGTCCAACTGACAATTCTCTGCCTGCTCAAACAGGTGCTGTCCATCCCCAACATACACCTGCTGCTCAATGACTTGGAACGGCGCGGTGATATGCATACGCTGTATGACTGCTTCTGCACCGCGCAGGAAAAAGCATTTCAGGAAGTCTGCAGCCGTACTGACTGCGCCGCTGCTGACGGTAAAGATGCACTGGTACAGTTGGCACTGCAGCTTTCCGTAGAGGCCGGTGCGCGCCGCACCGCCGCAGAAAAGATTTTAAGCGACCTGCAGAAGCAGAAACAGCAGCTTGAGGAAGAAATGAAGGAACAGGCAAAGGAAAAAGAAAAAAGCAAAAGCAAGGATAAAGAATCTGACACTGACTAA
- a CDS encoding polysaccharide deacetylase family protein, whose amino-acid sequence MYLIFKKKHILTAVAAVAAAAVVLLAGRGYQASVSAAAKAANPNWGLSFQESGKPPVGNAAPDYLKKFNAFFLGNTGVKKLYLTFDCGYEAGYTPTILDTLKKHHIKATFFVVGNYLETSPDLVKRMVAEGHTVGNHTYHHYDMSKISDQSSFEKELRTVAEKYKEITGKDMTRVYRPPQGKYSEANLKQAQALGYKTFFWSLAYVDWLKDKQPSHDEAFQKLLPRTHSGAIVLLHNTSKTNSEVLDELLTKWEKMGYTFGLASDLK is encoded by the coding sequence TTGTATCTGATATTTAAGAAAAAGCATATTCTTACTGCAGTGGCGGCAGTTGCTGCGGCTGCAGTCGTCCTGCTGGCTGGACGCGGCTATCAGGCAAGCGTTTCGGCTGCTGCGAAAGCAGCAAATCCCAACTGGGGACTTAGTTTTCAGGAATCCGGCAAGCCGCCCGTCGGCAATGCAGCACCCGATTATTTGAAAAAATTCAACGCTTTCTTTCTTGGCAACACGGGCGTGAAAAAATTATATCTGACTTTTGACTGTGGCTATGAAGCCGGCTATACACCAACCATTCTGGATACACTGAAAAAGCATCATATTAAGGCAACTTTTTTTGTAGTCGGCAATTACTTGGAAACGAGTCCGGACTTGGTTAAACGCATGGTTGCGGAAGGGCACACCGTGGGCAATCATACATATCACCACTACGATATGTCCAAAATTTCTGACCAATCCTCCTTTGAAAAGGAACTGCGCACGGTTGCGGAAAAGTACAAGGAAATTACCGGGAAAGACATGACGCGTGTGTACCGTCCACCGCAGGGCAAGTACAGTGAAGCCAACTTGAAACAAGCGCAGGCATTGGGCTATAAGACGTTTTTCTGGAGTCTGGCATATGTTGACTGGCTAAAAGATAAACAGCCCAGCCACGACGAAGCATTTCAAAAGCTGCTTCCGCGTACACATTCCGGCGCAATCGTACTGCTGCACAACACCTCTAAAACCAACTCTGAAGTCCTGGATGAACTCCTTACCAAGTGGGAAAAGATGGGGTATACGTTTGGCCTTGCGTCCGATTTGAAATAG
- a CDS encoding OadG family protein, giving the protein MEGLSNSQIAGIVMATGLVIVFVVLICLIFIIKLYGAVIQSVQKKKQIPKAAAANVPVPSAPAAVQKPVAPAVEEGIPTEVVAAISAAVYTLYGKETSVLSVRRRVRTGGHCAWGQAGILNNTRPF; this is encoded by the coding sequence ATGGAAGGACTCAGTAACAGCCAGATTGCTGGAATTGTTATGGCCACAGGTCTGGTAATTGTATTTGTAGTGCTTATTTGTTTGATATTCATTATCAAACTCTATGGCGCTGTTATTCAATCGGTGCAGAAAAAGAAACAAATACCAAAGGCGGCAGCTGCGAATGTGCCGGTCCCCAGTGCTCCGGCGGCTGTGCAAAAGCCTGTTGCTCCGGCAGTGGAAGAAGGCATTCCAACAGAGGTGGTTGCGGCAATCAGCGCGGCTGTTTACACACTGTACGGAAAAGAAACATCTGTTTTGTCTGTGCGCCGCCGTGTGCGCACAGGTGGCCACTGCGCATGGGGGCAGGCGGGTATTTTAAACAACACGCGCCCGTTCTGA
- a CDS encoding sugar transferase encodes MQFEDLPQRMQNPETKMYFEKLQQHHASLAGKRLFDIVVSALMLVILSPILLVTAAAVKLDSKGPVFYRQVRVGRYGKDFRIFKFRTMVQDADKKGLAITVGEDPRITRVGHMIRKCRLDEIAQLLNVLGGTMSFVGPRPEVPKYVDVYEDAYMATLLVRPGVTAPSSIHFRNEDEILAASPDDPEVTYVKKILPTKMALNLEYLDSISVWRDIKIMFQTVKAVL; translated from the coding sequence TTGCAATTTGAAGATTTGCCGCAAAGAATGCAGAACCCGGAAACAAAAATGTATTTTGAAAAACTTCAGCAGCACCATGCTTCACTGGCGGGCAAGCGTCTGTTTGACATTGTGGTTTCTGCGCTGATGCTGGTCATTCTTTCGCCAATTCTCCTGGTTACCGCGGCCGCGGTCAAGCTGGATTCCAAAGGACCGGTATTTTATCGGCAAGTGCGTGTAGGACGTTATGGAAAAGACTTTCGCATTTTCAAGTTCCGCACGATGGTGCAGGATGCGGATAAAAAAGGACTGGCAATTACCGTAGGGGAAGACCCACGTATTACCCGCGTTGGGCATATGATTCGCAAATGCCGGCTGGATGAAATTGCACAGCTGCTCAATGTGCTGGGAGGTACCATGAGCTTTGTGGGTCCGCGCCCGGAAGTACCAAAGTACGTGGATGTTTATGAGGACGCTTACATGGCGACGCTGCTGGTACGCCCGGGCGTAACCGCACCCAGCAGCATCCACTTCCGTAATGAAGATGAGATTTTGGCAGCTTCCCCTGATGACCCGGAGGTCACCTATGTAAAAAAAATCCTGCCTACGAAGATGGCACTGAATTTAGAGTATCTGGATTCTATTTCGGTGTGGAGGGATATTAAAATTATGTTCCAAACAGTAAAAGCAGTATTATAA
- a CDS encoding ROK family protein → MYLGIDLGGTNIAVGIVDENYKIVARAKNHTRVPCPEAELTEQLAQTALQALEKANLTLDDVPWIGVGSPGSIDSKAGVVGFAGNLDLHSYALADQLSNSLNGKKVLVENDANAAAFGEFMAGALKGANDGLAVTLGTGIGGGLIIDGKIYSGCNGAAGELGHQVIAVNGRPCTCGRRGCWEAYASATGLIKTTQEVMQANPDKNAPIWTIPAGDVKKVDGRTAFDAMRAGDPLGQEAVDKFIADLGTGIANCINIFQPDVICIGGGICNEGETLMRPLRAYIEKEVFLVPNGKQTELRTAELGNDAGIIGAALLGQA, encoded by the coding sequence ATGTACCTTGGAATTGACTTGGGCGGAACCAATATCGCAGTAGGCATTGTTGATGAAAACTACAAAATAGTTGCCCGCGCAAAAAATCACACCCGTGTACCCTGCCCGGAAGCGGAACTGACCGAGCAGCTTGCGCAGACCGCGCTGCAGGCGCTTGAAAAAGCAAACTTGACTTTGGACGATGTACCGTGGATTGGTGTTGGTTCACCCGGCAGTATTGACAGCAAAGCAGGCGTTGTTGGCTTTGCCGGCAACCTTGACTTGCACAGCTACGCGCTTGCAGACCAGCTCAGCAACAGCTTAAACGGAAAAAAGGTACTGGTTGAAAATGATGCCAACGCGGCAGCTTTCGGCGAGTTTATGGCGGGCGCACTGAAAGGTGCCAACGACGGCCTTGCCGTTACGCTGGGTACCGGCATCGGCGGCGGTTTGATTATTGACGGTAAGATTTACTCCGGCTGCAACGGTGCTGCCGGTGAACTTGGTCATCAGGTTATTGCGGTGAACGGCCGTCCCTGCACCTGCGGACGCCGCGGCTGCTGGGAAGCCTATGCTTCTGCTACCGGGCTGATTAAAACCACGCAGGAAGTTATGCAGGCAAATCCCGACAAAAACGCACCCATCTGGACCATTCCGGCCGGTGACGTGAAGAAAGTAGACGGCCGAACAGCCTTTGATGCTATGCGTGCGGGTGACCCACTGGGACAGGAAGCCGTAGACAAATTCATTGCCGACCTTGGTACTGGTATTGCAAACTGCATTAACATTTTCCAGCCAGACGTTATCTGCATCGGCGGCGGTATCTGCAATGAGGGCGAAACTCTGATGCGGCCATTGCGTGCCTATATTGAAAAAGAAGTATTTTTGGTACCCAACGGCAAACAAACCGAACTGCGCACTGCGGAGCTTGGCAATGACGCCGGTATTATCGGTGCGGCACTTCTGGGGCAGGCCTAA
- a CDS encoding radical SAM protein: MAESTLKEKLEKFGIKTAINYLRKDPEKNLPKLMDMIDKADKDGTFAAARYSFHQAIDDPNSPWNHLIYRVVKGVDPHVLETFFTNFFMNSTFIGGKKQMEYRKKYGCNVPWAILLDPTSACNLHCTGCWAADYGNQLNLTFDEIDDIINQGVEMGTYMYIYTGGEPLVRKDDLIKLCEKHSDCIFLCFTNSTLIDDKFAEDLRRVGNFVPAISVEGFEEATDSRRGQGTFQKICKAIDVLNAHKIPYGISCCYTSQNIDSIGSEEFFDWMVDKGAIFTWFFTYMPIGKDAPTDLMATAEQRELMYHRIRDFRSSKPLFTMDFWNDAEYVYGCIAGGRSYLHINANGDIEPCVFIHYSDSNIREKKLLDAYRSPLFMQYHLNQPFNKNMLRPCPVLDNPYKLEEMVSKTDAHGTDLVGQETPHELCAKCEATALRWAPVAERLWKGSGINGRHCVSCDDTVLPENLIPEEERASFDEVVEFEQSQKEQQTK, translated from the coding sequence ATGGCAGAAAGCACCTTAAAAGAAAAGCTTGAAAAGTTTGGTATAAAAACAGCCATTAACTACCTTCGAAAGGATCCGGAAAAGAACCTGCCCAAGCTTATGGACATGATTGACAAGGCAGATAAGGATGGTACCTTTGCTGCCGCGCGTTACTCCTTTCATCAGGCTATTGACGACCCGAACAGTCCGTGGAATCATCTGATCTATCGTGTTGTAAAGGGTGTTGACCCGCATGTGCTGGAAACATTTTTTACAAACTTCTTCATGAATTCCACCTTCATCGGCGGCAAAAAGCAGATGGAGTACCGCAAAAAATACGGTTGCAACGTACCGTGGGCGATTCTGCTGGACCCAACCAGCGCCTGCAACCTGCACTGCACCGGCTGCTGGGCTGCTGACTACGGCAACCAGCTGAACCTGACCTTTGATGAAATCGATGACATCATCAATCAGGGCGTTGAAATGGGTACATATATGTACATTTACACCGGCGGTGAGCCGCTGGTGCGCAAGGATGACCTGATCAAGCTGTGTGAAAAGCACTCTGATTGTATCTTCTTGTGCTTTACCAACTCCACTTTGATTGATGACAAATTTGCAGAAGATCTGCGCCGTGTCGGCAACTTTGTGCCTGCCATCAGCGTTGAGGGCTTTGAGGAAGCAACCGACAGCCGCCGTGGCCAGGGTACCTTCCAGAAAATCTGCAAAGCCATTGATGTACTGAATGCACATAAGATTCCATACGGCATTTCCTGCTGCTACACCAGCCAAAATATCGATTCCATTGGCAGTGAAGAATTCTTTGACTGGATGGTCGACAAGGGAGCTATCTTCACCTGGTTCTTTACCTATATGCCAATCGGCAAAGACGCTCCGACCGATTTGATGGCAACTGCTGAACAGCGTGAACTGATGTATCATCGTATCCGTGATTTCCGCAGCAGCAAGCCGTTGTTCACCATGGACTTCTGGAATGATGCAGAATATGTTTACGGCTGCATTGCAGGCGGACGTTCCTACCTGCACATCAACGCAAACGGCGACATTGAGCCTTGCGTATTCATTCATTATTCTGATTCCAACATCCGTGAAAAGAAACTGCTGGACGCCTACCGTTCTCCCCTGTTCATGCAGTATCACTTGAACCAGCCTTTCAACAAAAATATGCTTCGTCCCTGCCCTGTGCTGGATAACCCCTATAAGCTTGAAGAAATGGTCAGCAAAACAGATGCACACGGAACTGATCTTGTCGGCCAGGAAACACCGCATGAGCTTTGCGCAAAGTGTGAGGCAACCGCACTCCGCTGGGCACCTGTCGCCGAACGCCTTTGGAAAGGAAGCGGTATCAATGGCCGTCACTGCGTAAGCTGTGACGATACGGTTCTTCCGGAAAATCTGATTCCGGAAGAAGAGCGTGCTTCTTTTGATGAAGTCGTTGAATTTGAACAGAGTCAGAAAGAACAGCAGACAAAGTAA
- a CDS encoding sodium ion-translocating decarboxylase subunit beta → MNVFQEFLNAITGILKSSGFASSTWQNYVMIGIACVLLYLAIKKQFEPLLLLPIAFGMLLVNVFPGIMAEPTATANGGLFYYLYRGVKLGIYPPLIFLGVGAMTDFGPLIARPSSLLLGAAAQLGIFITFIGALAIGFDPKAAASIGIIGGADGPTAIYVTSKLKPELLGPIAVAAYSYMALVPVIQPPIMKALTSKEERSIVMEQLRPVSKLEKILFPIIITVLISLLLPDAAPLVGMLMLGNLMRESGVVSRISNTAQNELMNIITIFLGVTVGATATGSVFLSVQTIKIIVMGLVAFCIGTAGGVLFGKLMCKATHGKVNPLIGSAGVSAVPMAARVSQKVGQEANPGNFLLMHAMGPNVAGVIGSAVAAGVLLSILG, encoded by the coding sequence ATCAACGTGTTTCAGGAATTTCTCAATGCGATTACCGGCATTCTGAAAAGTTCCGGCTTTGCCAGCAGCACTTGGCAAAACTATGTAATGATCGGGATTGCCTGTGTCCTTCTGTATCTTGCAATTAAAAAACAGTTTGAACCACTGCTCCTGCTGCCAATTGCTTTCGGTATGCTGCTGGTAAATGTCTTTCCGGGCATTATGGCAGAGCCAACGGCAACGGCAAACGGCGGTCTGTTTTATTACCTGTACCGCGGTGTAAAGCTGGGTATTTACCCACCGCTGATTTTCCTTGGCGTTGGTGCTATGACAGATTTTGGCCCGCTGATTGCGCGCCCCTCCAGCCTGCTGCTGGGTGCGGCGGCGCAGCTCGGCATTTTCATCACCTTTATCGGTGCGCTTGCAATTGGTTTTGACCCGAAAGCTGCAGCCTCTATCGGTATTATCGGCGGCGCGGACGGCCCGACTGCAATTTATGTGACCAGCAAGCTGAAACCGGAACTGTTGGGGCCAATCGCGGTTGCGGCGTACTCGTACATGGCACTGGTGCCTGTTATTCAGCCTCCGATTATGAAAGCACTGACCTCCAAGGAAGAGCGTTCTATTGTAATGGAGCAGCTGCGCCCGGTTTCCAAACTTGAAAAGATCCTGTTCCCAATCATCATTACGGTGCTGATTTCTCTGCTGCTGCCGGATGCAGCTCCGCTGGTCGGTATGCTGATGCTGGGCAACCTGATGCGTGAAAGCGGTGTGGTTTCCCGTATTTCCAACACCGCACAAAATGAATTGATGAATATTATCACGATTTTCCTTGGCGTAACGGTTGGCGCAACGGCAACCGGCAGTGTGTTCCTCAGCGTGCAGACAATCAAGATCATTGTCATGGGTCTGGTTGCGTTCTGCATCGGCACGGCCGGTGGCGTGCTGTTTGGCAAGCTGATGTGCAAGGCTACGCACGGTAAGGTGAATCCGCTGATTGGTTCCGCAGGTGTTTCTGCGGTGCCGATGGCGGCACGTGTTTCGCAGAAGGTCGGGCAGGAAGCAAACCCCGGCAATTTCCTGTTGATGCACGCTATGGGGCCGAATGTGGCTGGTGTAATCGGCTCTGCGGTTGCGGCTGGTGTCCTTTTGAGCATACTTGGATAA